The following proteins are co-located in the Zonotrichia albicollis isolate bZonAlb1 chromosome 1, bZonAlb1.hap1, whole genome shotgun sequence genome:
- the SLC25A32 gene encoding solute carrier family 25 member 32 translates to MGAAGPACTAREPPLSREPPLSREPALRSVLRHVRLENLAAGMSGGVLSTLALHPLDLVKIRFAVSDGLELRPKYNGILHCMSTVWKHEGLRGLYQGVTPNMVGAGASWGLYFFFYNAIKAYKKEGKMESLSASEHLVSAAEAGAMTLCITNPIWVTKTRLVLQYNAGVDPSKRQYRGMFDALIKIYKTEGIRGLYKGFVPGLFGTSHGALQFMAYEDLKERYNKYRNRVSDTKLNTVEYIMMAAVSKIFAVVATYPYQVVRARLQDQHNTYSGVFDVIHRTWRKEGVHGFYKGIIPNVIRVTPACCITFVVYENVSGFLLGFRKENN, encoded by the exons aTGGGTGCCGCGGGCCCCGCGTGCACGGCGCGCGAGCCGCCGCTGTCACGCGAGCCGCCGCTGTCACGCGAGCCGGCGCTGCGCTCCGTGCTGCGGCACGTGCGGCTGGAGAACCTGGCGGCAGGAATGAGCGGCGGCGTCCTGTCCACCCTGGCGCTGCACCCACTGGACCTCGTCAAGATCCGCTTCGCAG TAAGTGATGGATTGGAGCTGAGGCCAAAGTACAATGGAATTCTTCACTGTATGAGCACAGTCTGGAAGCATGAGGGGCTTCGAGGCTTGTACCAAGGGGTGACTCCAAACATGGTGGGAGCAGGAGCCTCCTGGGGACTTTACTTCTTCTT TTACAATGCCATCAAAGCTTACAAGAAGGAAGGGAAGATGGAAAGTCTCAGTGCGAGCGAACACCTAGTGTCAGCTGCAGAGGCTG GAGCCATGACCCTGTGCATTACAAACCCAATCTGGGTAACCAAGACTCGACTTGTGCTACAATATAACGCTGGCGTGGATCCATCCAAGCGGCAGTACCGAGGAATGTTTGATGCTCTCATAAAGATATACAAGACAGAGGGCATCCGTGGCTTATATAAG GGATTTGTGCCTGGTCTGTTTGGAACATCACATGGAGCGCTTCAGTTCATGGCCTATGAGGATTTGAAAGAGAGATACAACAAGTATAGAAACAGAGTATCAGATACAAAACTG aACACTGTGGAATACATAATGATGGCAGCTGTATCCAAAATATTTGCTGTGGTAGCAACATATCCCTATCAAGTCGTGCGGGCTCGTCTTCAAGACCAGCATAACACATACTCTGGGGTGTTTGATGTGATCCACAGGACCTGGAG gAAAGAAGGTGTTCATGGATTTTACAAAGGAATTATACCTAATGTAATCAGAGTGACTCCTGCCTGCTGTATTACCTTTGTAGTTTATGAAAATGTGTCTGGCTTTTTACTTGGttttaggaaagaaaataattaa